A region from the Colwellia sp. PAMC 21821 genome encodes:
- a CDS encoding IS4 family transposase, producing the protein MIRSIAKQIQPGNAMNVRSILKKTITLVTPKMHARRRTSLISSVDSLLNGASATVTNLGRGINSKAKEKHRIKRADRLLSNTNLQNESFSIYQELAKYTVGKAKRPIILVDWSDLDEYKGHFLLRATLASHGRGICVYEEVHDISTKEKPQTHIKFLSHLAKVIDKDCCPIIVSDAGFKTPWFRSVSARGWDYVGRARLPNFYSLDDSNWQSITHFYKRATTCPTSYSGTIARSNPLKCRLVLYKQKKKGRKDMNQLGAPRKSKTSKTYRKSGNDPWLLATSLPQGKQLAKRVMKIYRLRMQIEEGFRDMKSHQFGQGFEYNKTTKTSRLSILILLSSIAHWLLMAIGLATKNENKHRQYQANSLKSDTILSLHFIGLRVVADRYAKLTIKTFLKAVRQLHLFGGAYIIERL; encoded by the coding sequence GTGATCAGATCTATCGCCAAACAAATACAACCAGGAAACGCCATGAATGTCCGCTCTATTTTGAAGAAAACAATTACGCTTGTCACCCCTAAAATGCACGCCCGTCGCAGAACTTCATTAATAAGTTCAGTTGATAGCTTATTAAATGGTGCCTCAGCCACGGTGACTAACCTTGGTAGAGGAATAAATTCTAAAGCAAAAGAAAAGCACCGGATAAAACGCGCTGATAGATTGTTATCTAACACCAATTTACAAAATGAGTCCTTTTCTATTTACCAAGAACTCGCCAAATACACGGTTGGCAAAGCCAAGCGGCCGATTATCTTAGTCGATTGGTCCGATTTAGATGAGTATAAAGGCCATTTCTTACTGCGCGCTACTTTAGCGTCACATGGAAGAGGTATATGTGTTTATGAAGAAGTGCACGACATTAGCACTAAAGAAAAACCCCAAACGCACATTAAATTTTTGAGCCATTTAGCAAAGGTTATCGATAAAGACTGCTGCCCTATTATTGTCAGTGATGCAGGATTTAAAACACCTTGGTTTCGATCGGTATCAGCTAGGGGCTGGGATTATGTAGGAAGAGCACGTTTGCCGAACTTCTATAGTTTAGATGATTCAAATTGGCAGAGCATTACCCATTTTTACAAACGGGCAACCACCTGTCCGACGTCTTATTCTGGGACCATTGCCAGAAGCAATCCTTTGAAATGTCGATTAGTACTTTATAAGCAGAAAAAGAAAGGAAGAAAAGATATGAATCAACTAGGTGCACCGAGGAAATCAAAAACCTCAAAGACTTATAGAAAGTCAGGAAACGACCCATGGCTATTGGCTACATCGTTGCCACAGGGGAAACAATTAGCAAAACGAGTCATGAAAATTTATCGTTTACGTATGCAAATTGAAGAAGGATTTCGAGATATGAAAAGTCATCAATTCGGGCAAGGATTTGAGTACAATAAAACAACTAAAACGAGTAGATTATCCATACTCATTCTATTATCAAGCATTGCGCACTGGTTATTAATGGCGATAGGATTAGCGACAAAAAATGAGAATAAACATAGGCAATACCAAGCTAACAGCTTGAAGAGTGACACAATACTATCGCTGCATTTTATTGGACTGCGCGTTGTTGCGGACAGGTATGCAAAGTTAACGATAAAGACGTTTTTAAAAGCGGTCAGGCAGCTCCACTTATTTGGTGGAGCTTATATCATTGAGAGACTCTGA
- a CDS encoding TonB-dependent receptor — protein sequence MREFTKIKKAISLAIFGSVIAMPAVAFEEQVTSLETSEVERIAVTGSRIARTELSQPTPVIVLDAKDIAKFGSPDLGSILSELPAIGSTDTLIGNNNSNAAAGTSSADLRRLGSARTLVLIDGKRHVAGTPGESTVDLSTIPAALIQRVEIITGGASAIYGSDAVSGVINVILKKDFEGFTANLTGTKSTEGVNERNHTFNILAGTDFADGKGNLTFFTGIERTGEVMSADIRQFEGWGTVANPDDTGEDDGIPDRLRKRNVSSEMIHANGVINPFGGAAGRYVFDAAGKPIVQTERELTNSFAFGNFPDGCQYCFNGEDYENYSPGVKKINVGSTLSYDLTDNITFTSDFKYVRSDVVQQFQPSFRFGSIAIDVEENAFLDAGLRQTLLDAGQTNVGMAKFFDELGNRSAANRRDLFRYTAGLEGQFSVSDTAMDWELYYVNGETTNERKTLNDLIPDNFVAAVDSVIDPDTGAAACRSQVPSAQGDDYEDPASVNGNNCVAYNPFGQNSSQEARDYVSADVTREDTIKQEFVGGVISFDTAEFLELQGGGIGFAAGFEYREESSESITDEFTKRGFLTSAASPDAYGEYDVSEFFVEVSLPLLANMDFAHELTIDAAFRTADYSHAGKAEAWKVGLMYAPFEDLRIRGTIGEAVRAPNIAEAFDPVSPGFARVSDPCDADNISDDPDRAGNCAALGIPADFQANDNVSVDLLSGGNPDLQSEDSESMTAGFVWTPSFIENFSVTVDYYDIEITDAITFVAAQNVADNCVDATGSPDQGFCSQIDRNPTTNDIELVRSGYLNAAALNTKGVEAVFRYKTDLSAFDLAGELKTNLMVSKLLELEQFEFQDRPDEINVQDGEVGDPGLQLRFGLDYQIDDLVVSWSTRFIERSFTLDISPTGDTAEDTSPAYIGSVTTHDVSFNYLVNDNVSVSAGIRNLTDKLAPGYTANAIYDLVGRRAFAGVNVTF from the coding sequence ATGAGAGAATTTACAAAAATTAAAAAAGCTATTTCTCTAGCTATTTTTGGCAGCGTAATTGCTATGCCTGCTGTAGCTTTCGAAGAGCAAGTAACCAGCCTAGAAACCAGCGAAGTAGAACGCATTGCAGTGACAGGTTCACGTATTGCTCGTACCGAACTTTCACAACCAACGCCAGTTATCGTACTTGACGCTAAAGATATTGCTAAGTTTGGCTCACCAGACTTAGGTAGCATTTTAAGTGAATTACCGGCTATTGGTTCTACAGACACGTTGATTGGTAACAATAATAGTAATGCTGCAGCAGGTACAAGTTCTGCAGATTTACGTCGTTTAGGCTCAGCTAGAACACTCGTGTTAATCGATGGAAAACGCCATGTAGCTGGGACGCCAGGAGAATCAACGGTTGATTTATCAACTATTCCTGCCGCACTTATTCAACGCGTTGAAATTATCACTGGTGGTGCTTCTGCTATTTACGGTTCAGACGCGGTTTCAGGTGTAATTAACGTTATCTTGAAAAAAGACTTTGAAGGTTTTACTGCAAACTTAACGGGTACTAAGTCTACTGAAGGTGTAAATGAGCGTAACCATACATTTAACATTTTAGCTGGTACAGACTTTGCTGATGGTAAAGGTAACTTAACATTCTTTACCGGTATTGAACGTACGGGTGAAGTAATGTCTGCAGATATTCGCCAATTTGAAGGTTGGGGAACAGTAGCAAATCCAGACGACACCGGTGAAGATGACGGTATTCCAGATCGTTTGAGAAAACGAAATGTATCATCAGAAATGATCCATGCAAATGGTGTTATTAACCCATTTGGCGGCGCTGCCGGTCGTTACGTTTTTGACGCTGCAGGTAAACCTATTGTTCAAACCGAACGTGAATTAACGAACAGTTTTGCTTTTGGTAACTTCCCTGACGGTTGTCAGTACTGTTTCAATGGCGAAGATTACGAAAACTATTCACCAGGTGTTAAGAAAATTAACGTAGGTTCAACATTAAGCTATGACCTTACTGATAACATCACATTCACCAGTGATTTTAAATATGTTCGTTCAGACGTAGTACAACAATTCCAACCGTCTTTTAGATTCGGTAGCATTGCTATTGATGTAGAAGAAAATGCATTTTTAGATGCCGGTTTACGTCAAACATTATTAGACGCGGGCCAAACTAACGTAGGTATGGCTAAGTTTTTCGATGAGCTTGGTAACCGATCTGCGGCTAACCGTCGTGACTTATTCAGATACACTGCCGGTTTAGAAGGTCAGTTCTCAGTAAGCGACACAGCTATGGATTGGGAATTGTATTACGTTAACGGTGAAACAACTAACGAGCGTAAAACACTTAATGACTTAATACCTGACAACTTTGTTGCCGCGGTTGACTCAGTAATTGACCCGGATACAGGCGCAGCAGCATGTCGTAGCCAAGTGCCAAGTGCCCAAGGTGATGATTACGAAGATCCAGCTTCTGTAAATGGTAATAACTGTGTTGCTTATAACCCATTTGGTCAAAACTCTTCGCAAGAAGCGCGTGACTATGTATCAGCAGATGTAACACGTGAAGATACTATCAAACAAGAATTTGTTGGTGGTGTAATCTCGTTTGATACAGCAGAATTTTTAGAGTTACAAGGTGGCGGTATCGGTTTTGCTGCTGGTTTTGAATACCGTGAAGAGTCTTCAGAGTCAATTACAGACGAATTTACTAAGCGTGGCTTCTTAACCAGTGCTGCTTCACCTGATGCATACGGTGAATACGACGTTTCTGAATTCTTCGTAGAAGTAAGCTTACCATTACTTGCTAATATGGACTTCGCACACGAATTAACTATTGATGCTGCATTCCGTACAGCTGACTACTCTCATGCGGGTAAAGCAGAAGCATGGAAAGTTGGTTTAATGTATGCACCGTTCGAAGATTTACGTATTCGCGGTACTATTGGTGAAGCCGTACGTGCGCCAAACATTGCAGAAGCCTTTGATCCAGTTTCTCCAGGTTTTGCACGTGTAAGCGATCCATGTGACGCAGATAACATTTCAGACGATCCAGATCGCGCTGGTAACTGTGCTGCTTTAGGCATTCCTGCTGACTTCCAAGCAAACGATAACGTATCTGTAGATTTACTTTCAGGCGGTAACCCTGATTTACAATCTGAAGATTCAGAGTCTATGACGGCTGGTTTTGTTTGGACACCTTCGTTTATTGAGAACTTCTCAGTAACGGTTGATTATTATGACATTGAAATTACTGATGCGATTACATTTGTTGCAGCACAAAATGTTGCTGATAACTGTGTAGATGCAACAGGTAGTCCAGACCAAGGTTTCTGTAGTCAAATTGACCGTAACCCAACAACTAACGATATTGAACTTGTTCGTTCTGGTTACTTAAATGCTGCAGCGTTAAATACTAAAGGTGTTGAAGCTGTATTTAGATACAAAACAGACCTAAGTGCTTTTGACCTTGCTGGTGAGTTAAAAACTAACCTAATGGTAAGTAAATTACTTGAACTAGAACAATTTGAATTCCAAGACCGTCCAGACGAAATAAACGTTCAAGATGGCGAAGTAGGTGACCCAGGTTTACAACTTCGTTTCGGTTTAGATTACCAAATTGATGACCTAGTAGTAAGTTGGTCAACACGTTTTATCGAACGTAGCTTTACGCTAGATATCTCTCCAACAGGCGACACAGCAGAAGATACATCTCCTGCCTATATTGGTTCTGTAACAACACATGACGTATCATTTAATTACCTAGTAAATGACAATGTTTCAGTAAGTGCTGGTATCAGAAACTTAACAGACAAATTAGCACCAGGTTACACAGCTAACGCGATTTACGACCTAGTAGGCCGTAGAGCATTCGCAGGCGTAAACGTAACGTTCTAA
- a CDS encoding proline--tRNA ligase, which translates to MRTSQYLLSTLKETPASAEVISHQLMLRAGLVRNVASGLYTWLPTGLKVLRKVENIVREEMERAGALEVLMPMVQPADLWEESGRWEDYGPELLRLKDRHDRAFVLGPTHEEVITKLVANEINSYKQLPLNLFQIQTKFRDEIRPRFGVMRGREFLMKDAYSFHLGEACLKKTYQAMFDAYCRIFDRLGLDYRPVIADTGSIGGEASHEFHVLADSGEDDIAFSDGSDFAANVEKAEALAPSGERPAATQTLAEVATPKVRTIEDLAKFLSVDATSTVKTLLVLGRATKENEAPIVALVLRGDHQLNEVKAENLAQIASPLTFATEEQILAAAGCNAGSIGPVGLNIDVIVDRSAAHLADFVCGANKNDLHLTGVNWDRDAQNYSVADLRNVVAGDPSPCGQGNIEIKRGIEVGHIFQLGEKYAQTMNCGVLTEAGKNQILTMGCYGIGVSRIVAAAIEQNHDKYGIKWPAAIAPYQVAVVPMNMAKSARVKETAEALYEQLQTAGIEVIFDDRKERPGVMFADHELMGTPLLLVIGERNLDNQEIEVKNRITGEKSMLAISDVMSLFA; encoded by the coding sequence ATGCGTACAAGCCAATATTTACTTTCAACCTTGAAAGAAACCCCTGCTAGCGCTGAAGTTATCAGTCATCAATTAATGTTACGTGCTGGTTTAGTGCGTAATGTCGCGTCAGGTTTATATACTTGGTTACCGACAGGTTTAAAAGTACTACGTAAAGTTGAAAATATTGTTCGTGAAGAAATGGAACGAGCCGGCGCATTAGAAGTGTTAATGCCAATGGTTCAACCAGCCGATTTATGGGAAGAGTCAGGACGTTGGGAAGATTACGGTCCTGAGTTATTACGTTTAAAAGATCGTCATGACCGTGCTTTTGTTTTAGGCCCTACGCATGAAGAAGTGATCACCAAACTGGTTGCCAATGAAATTAACAGTTACAAGCAACTGCCATTAAACCTGTTTCAAATTCAAACAAAATTCCGTGATGAAATTCGTCCTCGTTTCGGCGTCATGCGTGGCCGTGAGTTTTTAATGAAAGATGCTTACTCTTTCCATTTGGGCGAAGCGTGTTTGAAGAAAACCTATCAAGCAATGTTTGATGCTTACTGTCGTATTTTTGACCGTTTAGGCCTAGATTACCGCCCTGTTATTGCTGATACTGGCTCTATTGGTGGTGAGGCTTCGCATGAGTTTCATGTGTTAGCTGATTCTGGCGAAGACGATATTGCGTTTAGTGATGGTTCTGACTTTGCAGCCAATGTTGAAAAAGCAGAAGCTTTAGCACCAAGCGGTGAACGCCCTGCTGCAACTCAAACCTTAGCTGAAGTTGCCACACCTAAAGTACGCACAATAGAAGATTTAGCGAAGTTTTTATCTGTTGATGCAACAAGCACAGTTAAAACATTATTGGTGTTAGGTAGAGCGACTAAAGAAAACGAAGCACCTATTGTTGCGTTAGTATTACGCGGCGATCACCAGTTAAACGAAGTTAAAGCTGAAAACTTAGCACAAATAGCCTCACCGTTAACTTTTGCGACTGAAGAGCAAATTTTAGCTGCCGCTGGTTGTAACGCGGGTTCAATTGGCCCGGTTGGTTTAAACATTGATGTAATTGTTGACCGCAGCGCTGCGCATTTAGCAGACTTTGTTTGTGGTGCTAACAAAAATGACCTGCATTTAACTGGCGTTAACTGGGATCGTGATGCTCAAAACTATAGCGTTGCAGATTTACGTAATGTGGTTGCAGGTGATCCTAGCCCTTGTGGTCAAGGTAACATTGAAATTAAACGCGGTATTGAAGTGGGCCATATTTTCCAATTAGGTGAAAAATATGCGCAAACCATGAACTGTGGCGTATTAACAGAAGCCGGTAAAAACCAAATTTTGACTATGGGTTGTTACGGTATTGGTGTTTCTCGTATTGTTGCTGCAGCGATTGAGCAGAATCACGATAAATACGGTATTAAATGGCCTGCAGCAATAGCCCCTTATCAAGTAGCGGTTGTGCCAATGAACATGGCAAAGTCTGCTCGTGTTAAAGAAACAGCAGAAGCGTTATACGAACAACTGCAAACCGCTGGCATTGAAGTCATTTTTGATGATCGCAAAGAGCGCCCTGGCGTGATGTTTGCTGATCATGAATTAATGGGCACACCATTATTGCTTGTTATTGGTGAGCGCAACCTAGACAACCAAGAAATTGAAGTGAAGAACCGCATTACCGGTGAAAAATCGATGCTAGCCATCAGCGATGTTATGTCTTTATTCGCTTAA
- a CDS encoding RNA-binding S4 domain-containing protein, with protein MTDIINNIDVSIQPIELCKLLKIANMVSGGGEAKIVISEGYVLLNNEVEFQKRKKVYHDDIVEFNGEVIQVNVVKLDKEDLPVTTKKQTENTLKKQNAFKKTKNKKTKTDNQPQAVQVNDAPRSKRKPISF; from the coding sequence ATGACTGACATTATTAATAATATTGATGTTTCAATACAACCTATCGAACTTTGTAAACTTTTAAAAATTGCCAATATGGTTAGCGGCGGTGGCGAAGCTAAAATAGTGATCAGCGAAGGTTATGTGCTATTAAATAACGAAGTTGAATTTCAAAAACGTAAAAAAGTCTACCATGATGATATTGTGGAATTTAATGGTGAAGTTATTCAGGTTAATGTAGTGAAACTTGATAAAGAAGATTTGCCTGTAACTACGAAAAAACAAACTGAAAACACCCTTAAAAAGCAGAATGCGTTTAAGAAAACTAAGAATAAAAAAACCAAAACCGATAACCAGCCACAAGCTGTTCAAGTAAATGATGCTCCCCGCTCAAAGCGAAAACCTATCTCTTTTTAA
- a CDS encoding sulfatase-like hydrolase/transferase, whose amino-acid sequence MFKHLFSLGFLLIINLSYATEQKPATQKPNIIVIMTDDHGQWALGAYDKRMKTPNLDYLAEQGVIFDNAMTPAPVCSAARASFHTGKMPSQHGVYDFLSEGKGYDNKWLVGEKFLGERLQENGYRTALFGKWHANEASPKPVAGFDHWLSYDALKVGWKNQYQHRGNVSFSQNGKPVEYTGVQARFLTAEAINFIDQENNKPFFINLNYVEPHAPFEDLPERLVSHYRPIALEMIRDGGNSDLMLGSNYSSVPKNHPEALAQYLAAISLIDEQLGHIMDALEGRDLLKNTVIAFVSDHGLLMGQYGLYGKTNASFPYNFYEETIRIPFIVYGPESIIQGKQTRGEFVDLLDLHNTILDLAGDNTFTKQAGPGRSIKALLKAERVSNWKRYQIIERGNARMITDGQWKLVRYYKKDASVIDHWYDLTHPMKERFITEPPRKAIQLKMTAELEAFFEKYSDPAHSGKNIWQQPRPNFNSENLMNQSLWQ is encoded by the coding sequence GTGTTTAAACATTTATTTTCTTTGGGCTTCTTATTAATCATCAACTTAAGTTATGCAACCGAACAAAAGCCAGCAACTCAAAAACCAAACATTATTGTCATTATGACTGATGATCATGGTCAGTGGGCGTTAGGTGCATACGACAAACGCATGAAAACGCCTAATTTAGATTATTTAGCCGAACAAGGGGTGATATTCGACAATGCTATGACGCCAGCCCCTGTTTGTTCTGCCGCTAGAGCTAGTTTTCATACCGGAAAAATGCCCTCACAACATGGTGTTTACGACTTTTTATCTGAAGGTAAAGGTTACGACAATAAATGGTTGGTCGGAGAAAAGTTTCTTGGTGAAAGGTTACAGGAGAATGGCTATCGAACAGCATTATTTGGTAAGTGGCATGCTAATGAAGCTAGCCCAAAGCCCGTCGCAGGCTTTGATCACTGGCTAAGTTACGATGCGTTAAAAGTAGGTTGGAAAAACCAATACCAACACCGTGGCAATGTTTCTTTTTCACAAAACGGTAAACCTGTTGAATATACCGGGGTACAAGCAAGGTTTTTAACCGCTGAAGCGATTAACTTTATCGACCAAGAAAATAACAAACCCTTTTTTATTAACTTAAATTACGTTGAACCCCACGCTCCTTTTGAAGATCTTCCAGAGCGGCTTGTGAGTCATTACCGCCCAATTGCGCTTGAGATGATCCGCGACGGTGGTAATTCTGACCTTATGCTTGGCAGTAATTATTCATCAGTACCCAAAAACCATCCTGAAGCCCTGGCACAATACTTAGCAGCAATTAGCCTTATCGACGAACAACTTGGTCATATTATGGATGCTTTAGAGGGACGCGATTTACTAAAAAATACCGTTATTGCTTTTGTATCTGATCATGGATTATTAATGGGTCAATACGGCTTATATGGTAAAACTAATGCTTCATTCCCGTATAATTTTTATGAAGAAACCATACGTATACCTTTTATTGTTTACGGACCAGAATCTATTATCCAAGGCAAACAAACCCGTGGTGAATTTGTTGATTTATTAGATTTGCATAATACAATTTTAGATTTGGCAGGTGACAATACTTTCACCAAACAAGCAGGCCCGGGACGCTCAATTAAAGCGTTGTTAAAAGCAGAGCGTGTGAGTAATTGGAAGCGCTACCAAATAATTGAACGCGGCAATGCGCGTATGATCACCGATGGCCAATGGAAACTGGTACGTTATTACAAAAAAGACGCTAGTGTTATTGATCATTGGTACGATTTAACGCATCCCATGAAAGAGCGATTTATAACTGAGCCCCCTCGTAAAGCAATTCAATTGAAGATGACAGCTGAGCTGGAAGCGTTCTTCGAAAAATATAGCGACCCTGCTCATTCAGGTAAAAATATTTGGCAACAGCCGAGACCTAATTTCAATAGTGAAAACCTGATGAATCAATCTTTATGGCAATAG
- the gltX gene encoding glutamate--tRNA ligase, giving the protein MTLTTRFAPSPTGYLHVGGARTALYSWLYAQKNGGDFILRIEDTDIERSTQASVDAIMDGMNWLDLPWTHGPYFQTQRFDRYKEVIEQLLASGNAYRCYSTAEEVDAMREEAKAKGEIEKYNGLWRERTDYPEDKPYAIRFKNPLDGDVVIKDMVKGDITISNEQLDDLIIARSDGTPTYNLTVVVDDWDMKVTHVVRGDDHISNTPKQINILIALGATVPEYAHIPMILGDDGKRLSKRHGAVGVMQYRDDGYLPEALLNYLVRLGWSHGDKEIFSREEMIELFDLKDCNRAASGFNTDKLIWVNQHYMKTLDPAYVATHLEWHMKEQGINVENGPALEEIVKIQADRVKTLKEMAQISRYFYEDFTELEAGAVKKHLRPVVKAPLLLVKEKLAALTDWSAAPIHAAINDTATELEVGMGKVGMPLRVAATGGGNSPSLDITLALLDQQKVLARIDQAIAVVDERIANS; this is encoded by the coding sequence ATGACTTTAACAACTCGATTTGCTCCTAGCCCAACGGGATACTTACATGTTGGTGGTGCTCGTACTGCTTTATATAGCTGGCTCTATGCGCAAAAAAATGGCGGTGACTTTATTCTTAGAATTGAAGACACTGATATAGAGCGTTCAACACAAGCTTCTGTTGACGCCATTATGGACGGCATGAATTGGTTAGATTTACCTTGGACTCATGGGCCTTACTTTCAAACTCAACGTTTTGATCGCTATAAAGAAGTTATTGAGCAGCTTCTTGCTTCTGGCAATGCTTATCGTTGTTATAGCACCGCTGAAGAAGTAGATGCTATGCGTGAGGAAGCTAAAGCGAAGGGTGAAATTGAGAAGTATAATGGTTTATGGCGTGAACGTACTGACTACCCAGAAGATAAGCCTTATGCTATTCGTTTTAAAAATCCGTTAGACGGCGACGTTGTTATTAAAGACATGGTTAAAGGTGACATTACGATTAGTAATGAGCAACTTGATGATTTAATTATTGCGCGTTCAGACGGTACCCCAACTTATAACTTAACGGTTGTTGTTGATGATTGGGATATGAAAGTTACCCATGTTGTGCGTGGTGATGACCATATTAGTAACACACCAAAACAAATTAATATCTTAATCGCCTTAGGTGCAACTGTACCTGAATATGCTCATATTCCTATGATATTAGGTGATGACGGCAAGCGTTTATCTAAACGTCATGGCGCGGTTGGTGTAATGCAATATCGTGATGACGGCTACTTACCAGAAGCGCTACTTAATTATTTAGTGCGTTTAGGTTGGTCACATGGCGATAAAGAAATTTTCTCTCGCGAAGAGATGATTGAATTATTTGACCTTAAAGATTGTAACCGTGCAGCTTCAGGTTTTAATACTGATAAACTTATTTGGGTTAATCAGCATTACATGAAAACATTAGATCCGGCTTATGTTGCTACTCATCTTGAATGGCACATGAAAGAGCAGGGCATTAATGTTGAAAATGGCCCTGCACTTGAAGAAATAGTTAAAATACAGGCAGATCGTGTTAAAACGTTAAAAGAAATGGCACAAATTAGTCGCTACTTTTACGAAGATTTCACTGAACTTGAAGCCGGTGCTGTTAAAAAACACTTACGCCCAGTAGTTAAAGCGCCATTGTTGTTGGTAAAAGAGAAGTTAGCCGCGTTAACTGATTGGTCAGCAGCACCGATACATGCCGCGATTAATGATACGGCGACTGAACTTGAAGTAGGTATGGGTAAAGTCGGTATGCCTTTACGTGTTGCTGCAACTGGTGGTGGTAATTCGCCTTCATTAGATATTACTTTAGCGTTGTTAGACCAACAAAAAGTATTGGCTAGAATTGATCAAGCGATTGCTGTTGTAGATGAGCGCATTGCTAATAGTTAA
- a CDS encoding IS66 family transposase, protein MNDDAQSLPNNIEQLKAMLLAERKQSANQAARLQFLEEQFRLAQQQRFGVRSEGHPAQGDLFNEVEVVLDEVLATVESTPAVVKKKPVRQKLPKTLEREIIIHDLSDTEKTCDCCGESLHPMGESRSEKLEFIPAKVKVIEHVRLKYSCRTCEKEGVSTHVKSARVPLSPIPKGFATPSLLSQIITSKYQYALPLYRQESLFKQYGIALSRQTMSEWMMKCSELFKPLYEQLKKTLLQQYVIQADETTLNVINEDKAKCYMWLYCTGSDTPVHSDVPNIVLFDYQSSRAGQCPVDYLNGYTGYLQVDGYAGYEKTQATLAGCWAHARRKFKEADIAQPKGKTGKANMALSHIQKLYRLETQIKDKTAQEKYQQRQEKAKPILVQFYQWLEKANVPPKTALGKAIQYCKNQRHKLSRYIENGELSIDNNRAERAVKPFVIGRKNWLFSNTANGANTSAMLYSMIETAKANDLVPFDYLMHCLEQLTNSTLDINALLPWNVKLNKV, encoded by the coding sequence ATGAATGATGACGCGCAATCCTTACCCAATAACATTGAACAGCTCAAAGCGATGCTGTTGGCTGAGCGTAAGCAATCAGCTAACCAGGCCGCGAGATTGCAGTTTCTGGAGGAGCAGTTCCGCCTTGCTCAACAGCAACGCTTTGGTGTGCGAAGTGAAGGTCATCCTGCACAAGGTGATTTGTTTAATGAAGTCGAAGTCGTCCTTGATGAGGTTTTAGCAACGGTTGAGTCAACCCCTGCAGTTGTTAAGAAAAAACCGGTGAGACAAAAGCTCCCTAAAACGCTTGAGCGTGAAATTATAATTCATGATTTAAGCGACACAGAAAAGACCTGTGACTGCTGTGGTGAGTCATTGCATCCTATGGGTGAATCGCGCAGTGAGAAGCTTGAGTTTATTCCGGCAAAAGTTAAAGTGATTGAGCATGTACGACTCAAATACAGTTGTCGAACATGTGAAAAAGAAGGTGTTAGCACGCACGTTAAAAGTGCACGTGTCCCTCTCAGCCCAATACCTAAAGGGTTTGCAACGCCGTCATTGTTAAGTCAAATCATCACCAGTAAATATCAATATGCATTGCCGCTTTATCGCCAAGAAAGCTTGTTTAAGCAATACGGTATTGCATTAAGCCGGCAGACGATGAGCGAGTGGATGATGAAATGCAGCGAACTATTTAAGCCGCTTTATGAACAGTTAAAGAAAACGCTCTTACAGCAATATGTTATTCAAGCGGATGAAACCACGCTTAACGTGATTAATGAAGATAAAGCTAAGTGCTATATGTGGCTCTACTGCACGGGCAGTGATACGCCTGTGCACAGTGATGTGCCTAATATTGTGCTTTTTGATTATCAATCTAGTCGTGCGGGGCAATGTCCGGTTGATTATCTCAATGGATATACGGGCTATTTGCAAGTGGATGGCTATGCGGGTTATGAAAAAACGCAAGCAACCCTCGCGGGGTGTTGGGCACACGCGCGTCGAAAATTTAAAGAAGCAGACATCGCACAACCAAAAGGAAAAACAGGTAAGGCGAATATGGCGCTGAGCCATATTCAAAAGCTGTATCGATTAGAAACACAAATAAAAGATAAAACGGCGCAGGAAAAGTATCAACAGCGCCAGGAAAAAGCTAAGCCTATACTCGTACAGTTTTATCAATGGTTAGAAAAAGCCAACGTGCCACCCAAAACAGCCTTAGGTAAGGCTATTCAATACTGTAAAAATCAACGCCATAAACTCAGTCGTTATATTGAAAATGGTGAGCTAAGTATCGACAATAACCGTGCAGAGCGTGCCGTGAAACCGTTTGTGATTGGTCGAAAAAACTGGTTATTCTCAAACACCGCGAATGGCGCAAACACCAGTGCGATGCTTTACTCGATGATAGAAACAGCAAAAGCGAATGATTTAGTCCCGTTTGATTATCTCATGCATTGCCTTGAGCAATTAACCAACTCAACACTCGACATTAACGCATTATTACCTTGGAACGTAAAACTTAATAAAGTGTAG